In a single window of the Hoyosella subflava DQS3-9A1 genome:
- a CDS encoding SDR family NAD(P)-dependent oxidoreductase, giving the protein MDISGTAAIVTGAASGLGAATAALLTEKGATVYGLDLASSIDRAGDSAPAGVTLIATDVTSDSDVTAAVDQVSASEKPLRITVNCAGVGWAGRILSKQGPHDLELFRTVVTVNLIGTFNVMRLAAQAMAETTPIDDFGQRGVIVNTASVAAFEGQVGQIAYSASKGGVHGMTVPAARDLAQFGIRVNTIAPGIVDTPMLAGVTEEYRKGLSAGVPFPRRLALPAEFAQLTTMIIEHDYLNGETIRMDGALRMAPR; this is encoded by the coding sequence TTGGACATCTCAGGAACCGCAGCAATCGTCACGGGTGCAGCCTCAGGTCTCGGAGCCGCAACTGCAGCGCTTCTCACCGAGAAGGGCGCGACTGTTTACGGCCTCGACCTCGCTAGCTCCATCGACCGTGCGGGTGATTCCGCCCCGGCGGGTGTCACACTGATCGCCACAGATGTCACCAGCGACAGTGATGTCACCGCAGCCGTCGATCAGGTGTCCGCGAGTGAAAAGCCACTTCGCATCACCGTGAACTGCGCTGGCGTTGGCTGGGCGGGACGGATCCTCTCCAAGCAAGGCCCGCACGACCTCGAACTCTTTCGCACCGTCGTTACTGTCAACCTCATCGGAACGTTCAACGTCATGCGACTCGCCGCGCAAGCGATGGCAGAGACAACGCCGATCGACGACTTCGGCCAGCGCGGTGTCATCGTGAACACTGCGTCCGTGGCAGCTTTCGAGGGCCAAGTCGGTCAGATCGCCTATAGCGCTTCTAAAGGCGGGGTGCATGGCATGACTGTCCCTGCAGCACGCGACCTCGCGCAGTTTGGTATTCGCGTGAACACAATAGCGCCGGGAATCGTCGATACCCCAATGCTCGCCGGGGTCACCGAGGAGTACCGGAAGGGTCTCAGCGCTGGAGTACCATTCCCGCGCCGACTCGCCCTCCCCGCGGAATTCGCGCAGCTCACTACGATGATCATTGAGCATGATTACCTCAACGGGGAAACCATCCGTATGGATGGTGCGCTCCGTATGGCCCCGCGGTAA
- a CDS encoding coiled-coil domain-containing protein: MPVTPSRRVRALTVAAALAVSAGIALPAIAMAEDEESGFETTTQPSEPTTPQAPVIAPESTSTNDVNTAVNEPTLENSVAATTAVTTETNVLEEAEKNTAEKEQSATEARQNAEETQKAAEEAGQAATEAEKRLAEKSVEYTRATVEADRAVEERKEARQKADEAAAQAAEAEAKASAAKAELDAANEELEDAKEDLATAEDRLNTAGETDAEARAELAGAQDAVAAAEQTVSTAEEKLKQAEEEAAAAKKAFDDAHGQEKRAAKRELEAKLAAKAAAAAEFDAATEELDAAKVVAEEKRAAATVAADALTAAQTEHAETEQRYEDAKAAADEAELEYNAALAQFEGASGDSDEARKILIEKRQAAREKQAAAEEAKAQATEAYEDYEAAKKQAALAEEDADAAANALAEAEADLEAAKLAEEEARKAITEGTEDTVDIDLDGDKLDNVDVTKVSDSIVVSSSTGVVLAGLYNDDGTFEVVDYLASDDTLAGELPPVDLVLGDQAASGGGIPIQVILLGTAGVAGAAAAGTYFLRRRAN, translated from the coding sequence ATGCCTGTGACACCATCCCGTCGCGTTCGAGCGCTCACTGTTGCTGCAGCGCTGGCGGTTTCAGCAGGGATAGCACTCCCGGCCATTGCCATGGCGGAGGATGAGGAAAGCGGGTTCGAAACGACGACACAGCCGTCTGAGCCCACTACACCACAGGCACCGGTAATTGCGCCGGAGTCAACGTCCACGAATGACGTTAATACCGCGGTCAACGAGCCGACACTAGAAAATTCCGTAGCGGCGACGACCGCCGTCACCACCGAAACGAATGTCCTCGAAGAAGCGGAGAAGAACACCGCGGAAAAGGAACAGTCGGCGACCGAAGCACGCCAGAACGCCGAAGAAACCCAAAAGGCTGCGGAAGAAGCCGGACAGGCTGCAACGGAGGCGGAGAAGCGGCTCGCCGAGAAGAGTGTCGAGTACACGCGGGCCACAGTCGAAGCTGATCGTGCTGTCGAGGAGCGCAAAGAGGCACGCCAGAAGGCGGACGAAGCCGCGGCACAGGCCGCTGAGGCTGAAGCTAAAGCCAGCGCCGCCAAGGCGGAGCTCGATGCAGCGAACGAAGAACTTGAGGACGCCAAAGAGGACCTCGCGACCGCGGAGGACCGACTGAACACAGCGGGCGAGACGGATGCGGAGGCGCGGGCAGAACTCGCCGGTGCGCAGGATGCGGTCGCAGCAGCCGAGCAGACTGTCTCCACAGCCGAAGAAAAGCTGAAGCAGGCCGAAGAGGAAGCCGCTGCGGCGAAAAAGGCCTTCGACGACGCACATGGCCAGGAAAAACGAGCAGCCAAAAGGGAGCTTGAGGCGAAGCTTGCCGCCAAGGCCGCGGCAGCAGCAGAATTCGACGCCGCCACTGAAGAACTCGACGCGGCGAAAGTAGTCGCTGAGGAGAAACGAGCGGCCGCCACAGTCGCCGCCGACGCGCTGACAGCAGCCCAGACCGAACACGCGGAAACTGAGCAGCGGTACGAGGACGCGAAAGCAGCTGCCGACGAGGCGGAGCTGGAGTACAACGCCGCCCTGGCACAGTTCGAAGGCGCGTCCGGTGACTCGGACGAGGCCCGCAAGATTCTGATCGAGAAGCGTCAGGCTGCGCGGGAGAAGCAAGCCGCCGCCGAGGAAGCCAAGGCGCAGGCCACCGAAGCGTACGAGGATTACGAAGCCGCGAAGAAGCAAGCCGCCCTCGCGGAGGAGGATGCGGATGCCGCAGCGAATGCGCTCGCTGAAGCCGAAGCAGACCTCGAGGCAGCGAAGCTCGCAGAGGAAGAGGCGCGCAAGGCCATCACGGAGGGTACGGAGGACACCGTCGACATCGACCTGGACGGAGACAAGCTGGACAACGTCGACGTCACAAAGGTATCCGATTCAATCGTCGTCTCGAGTTCTACCGGAGTTGTCCTCGCCGGCCTATACAACGATGACGGGACATTCGAGGTCGTCGACTACTTGGCCAGCGACGACACCCTCGCCGGCGAACTTCCTCCAGTTGACCTCGTCCTCGGCGACCAGGCCGCATCCGGCGGTGGCATTCCGATCCAGGTGATCCTTCTCGGCACGGCGGGAGTTGCGGGAGCAGCCGCAGCGGGAACCTACTTCCTCCGCCGCCGCGCGAACTAG
- the mgtE gene encoding magnesium transporter, translating to MVTEDLDAVVDDWPDRIREGSLSAVARQAADLSLPDLVWVLERLRVRDRAIVFRLLPKSLAHEVFERFDDGLKGELFTSLRDDQVVSLFSDLDPDDRVHVMDELPATVAKKLLQGLSKHERELTAPILGYDRGSIGRWMSTEFVRVLEGQTVAAALMQIRQRGRDAETIYTVPVTDTAKRLVGVVSLRDLMLADPEVLVSEVMNEPISVTASEADETAARLCLDAQVLALPVVDKEDRLVGILTVDDAVRITAVAEEEDAARAGAMEPLGRPYLSTPVRTLVRTRVIWLLLLAVSAVATVGVLDHFEDDLAAVVTLAVFIPLLIGSGGNTGSQAAVTITRALAVGDVRPRDVGVVLFREVRTGAVLGALLGTLALGAISLVAVFVDGYTAEIGVVVAVSMLAICTLAASVGGVIPLFAKAVKIDPAVMSTPFIATFVDATGLILYFVIAKLVLGI from the coding sequence GTGGTCACTGAAGATCTCGATGCAGTGGTAGACGATTGGCCTGACCGGATCCGTGAGGGCTCCTTATCTGCTGTCGCGCGTCAAGCCGCTGATTTATCCCTTCCTGACTTGGTCTGGGTGCTGGAACGGTTACGCGTCCGCGACCGCGCCATTGTGTTCCGGCTGCTCCCGAAAAGTCTTGCGCACGAGGTCTTCGAACGTTTCGACGACGGTCTGAAGGGCGAACTGTTCACTAGTCTGCGGGACGACCAGGTTGTGTCGTTGTTCTCAGACCTCGATCCCGATGACCGCGTCCATGTGATGGATGAGTTGCCCGCGACCGTCGCGAAGAAGCTGCTGCAGGGCCTCTCCAAGCATGAACGGGAACTCACCGCCCCGATCCTTGGTTACGACCGCGGTTCGATTGGCCGCTGGATGAGCACCGAGTTCGTGCGCGTACTCGAGGGCCAAACCGTCGCGGCAGCGCTGATGCAGATCCGGCAGCGGGGCAGGGATGCGGAGACGATCTACACCGTTCCGGTGACAGATACTGCGAAGCGCCTCGTTGGCGTTGTGAGCTTGCGAGATTTGATGCTGGCGGACCCAGAGGTCCTCGTCAGCGAAGTGATGAACGAGCCGATCAGCGTGACCGCCTCCGAAGCTGACGAGACTGCAGCGAGATTGTGTCTCGACGCGCAAGTCCTGGCGCTGCCGGTGGTCGATAAAGAGGACAGGCTCGTGGGGATCCTCACCGTCGACGATGCCGTGCGCATCACCGCGGTCGCAGAGGAAGAGGACGCCGCCCGTGCAGGTGCTATGGAGCCGCTGGGCAGGCCCTATTTGTCGACGCCCGTGCGTACCCTTGTCCGCACGCGTGTCATATGGCTGCTGCTGCTCGCGGTTTCCGCGGTAGCCACGGTGGGTGTGCTCGACCACTTCGAGGACGATCTGGCCGCTGTAGTGACGCTGGCGGTCTTCATCCCGCTTCTCATCGGATCGGGCGGTAACACGGGTTCGCAGGCGGCGGTCACAATTACTCGCGCGCTGGCGGTGGGTGATGTTCGACCGAGAGACGTCGGGGTCGTCCTTTTCCGTGAGGTTCGGACCGGCGCCGTTTTGGGTGCCCTACTCGGCACGCTCGCGCTTGGCGCTATCAGTCTGGTGGCAGTGTTCGTCGACGGCTACACAGCAGAAATAGGCGTCGTCGTCGCTGTGTCCATGCTCGCGATCTGTACGCTCGCCGCCTCGGTGGGCGGCGTGATTCCGTTGTTCGCGAAGGCTGTGAAGATCGACCCAGCCGTCATGTCGACGCCATTCATTGCGACGTTTGTTGATGCCACCGGGCTAATCCTCTACTTCGTGATTGCGAAGTTAGTCCTGGGCATTTAG
- a CDS encoding superoxide dismutase, which produces MAVYTLPDLPYDYSALEPHISGQIMELHHSKHHQTYVTGANTALEKLAEARENDTLATVVNLHEKNLAFHLGGHTNHSVFWNNLSPDGGDKPEGELAAAIDEHFGSFDKFRAHFSANANAIQGSGWSILAYDSIGQRPIIVQLYDQQGNIPIGLTPLLMLDMWEHAFYLQYKNVKADYVNAFWNIVNWNDVAARFDRARSQANGLIV; this is translated from the coding sequence GTGGCTGTCTACACGCTTCCGGATCTGCCGTACGACTACTCCGCTCTGGAACCCCACATCTCGGGCCAGATCATGGAGCTCCACCATTCCAAGCACCACCAGACTTACGTGACGGGTGCAAACACCGCACTCGAGAAGCTCGCTGAAGCGCGTGAGAACGACACGCTCGCCACTGTGGTGAACCTTCACGAGAAGAACCTCGCGTTCCATCTCGGTGGCCACACCAATCACTCGGTGTTCTGGAATAACCTCTCACCGGACGGCGGTGATAAGCCAGAGGGCGAACTAGCAGCCGCTATCGATGAGCACTTCGGTTCATTTGACAAGTTCCGGGCGCATTTCAGCGCGAACGCAAACGCGATTCAGGGCTCCGGCTGGTCCATTCTCGCGTATGACTCGATCGGCCAGCGCCCCATTATCGTTCAGCTGTACGACCAGCAGGGCAACATCCCGATTGGTCTCACTCCGCTGCTGATGCTCGATATGTGGGAGCACGCCTTCTACCTGCAGTACAAGAACGTCAAGGCGGACTATGTCAACGCCTTCTGGAACATCGTGAACTGGAACGATGTCGCGGCGCGCTTCGACCGTGCGCGCTCCCAGGCCAACGGCCTCATCGTCTAG
- the msrA gene encoding peptide-methionine (S)-S-oxide reductase MsrA, which yields MSWFDELTGRKKTTMVTPEQALPGRDTPLRISGVHAVNGARIVPPFPARTETAVVGEGCFWGAERVFWKLPGVHATAVGYAGGYTPNPTYEEVCTGLTGHNEVVLVAFDPDVISYEQILRNFWESHDPTQGMRQGNDVGTQYRSAIYTVGDDQSAAAQASAEEYQKALTKAGYGRITTEIAPLTSFYYAEEFHQQYLHKNPAGYCGLGGTGVSCPVGLGA from the coding sequence ATGTCGTGGTTCGATGAACTCACAGGCCGGAAGAAGACGACTATGGTCACTCCCGAGCAGGCTCTGCCTGGCCGGGATACACCGTTGCGGATCTCGGGTGTGCACGCGGTGAATGGCGCTCGTATCGTGCCGCCGTTTCCCGCCAGAACGGAGACGGCTGTTGTGGGTGAGGGCTGTTTCTGGGGTGCTGAACGCGTCTTCTGGAAACTGCCCGGCGTGCACGCGACGGCAGTCGGATACGCAGGCGGGTATACCCCCAACCCGACGTACGAGGAAGTATGCACAGGCCTCACCGGCCACAACGAAGTTGTACTGGTGGCGTTCGATCCCGATGTGATCAGTTACGAGCAGATCCTCCGCAATTTCTGGGAAAGCCACGACCCGACGCAGGGGATGCGTCAGGGCAACGACGTAGGCACCCAGTACCGCTCAGCGATCTACACAGTCGGGGACGATCAGAGCGCAGCCGCTCAGGCCTCCGCCGAGGAGTACCAGAAGGCGCTCACCAAGGCTGGATACGGCCGGATCACCACCGAGATCGCACCATTAACCTCCTTCTATTACGCGGAGGAATTCCACCAGCAGTACCTGCACAAGAACCCTGCCGGATATTGCGGGCTCGGAGGCACGGGAGTCAGCTGCCCAGTCGGCCTCGGCGCCTAG
- a CDS encoding ABC transporter permease — protein MTTTAPPAPVSVHPITRTLRMMRFELTMIVRQRVTLLTMVFAPAFVMIFPILAQPETSEQWAQIAAPMCILALLFSVYVTSASVVTARRETQLFKRLRTSELAPAQMLSAIAGPLILIGTVQGLIVLGGCLALGAPFPQQPGYVVLALLGTAVLAVAAGVATGSVAPNIERVQWTVMPLIILGAVGANLVLQPLDEMQGRLVSAIPFASLTSLLARGMGASEDMIAQGALTALPPLVSALLITALWTWIAVSVARKRWRWEPRS, from the coding sequence ATGACAACCACAGCACCTCCAGCGCCCGTATCCGTCCATCCGATCACCCGCACGCTGCGGATGATGCGTTTTGAACTCACGATGATCGTGCGCCAGCGAGTCACCCTTTTAACCATGGTGTTCGCGCCGGCATTCGTAATGATCTTCCCGATTCTCGCTCAGCCTGAAACGTCGGAGCAGTGGGCGCAGATCGCCGCACCGATGTGCATTCTCGCGTTGTTGTTCTCGGTATACGTGACGAGCGCATCGGTGGTGACGGCGCGGCGCGAAACACAACTGTTCAAGCGGCTGCGGACGAGCGAATTAGCTCCGGCACAAATGCTGAGCGCCATCGCGGGACCACTCATTCTCATCGGTACCGTGCAGGGACTCATCGTCCTTGGCGGATGCCTCGCGCTGGGAGCACCCTTCCCGCAGCAGCCGGGGTACGTCGTGCTCGCGCTCCTCGGCACCGCCGTGCTGGCTGTTGCCGCGGGAGTCGCGACTGGCAGTGTCGCGCCGAACATCGAGCGGGTGCAGTGGACGGTCATGCCGCTGATCATCCTCGGAGCAGTAGGCGCAAACCTGGTGCTGCAGCCACTTGACGAGATGCAGGGCCGCCTCGTCAGCGCGATCCCGTTCGCCTCCCTGACCAGCCTGCTCGCACGCGGTATGGGCGCCTCCGAGGATATGATCGCGCAGGGCGCACTCACCGCGTTGCCGCCACTTGTCAGCGCACTGTTGATCACGGCCCTGTGGACGTGGATCGCGGTGTCGGTTGCCCGGAAACGCTGGCGCTGGGAACCCCGGAGTTGA